The sequence CGTCAAGGGCGACATCGCCTCCAACAAGCTCCTGGTCGCCGGTGAGTTCCCGATCCTGCTGCCCTCGTATCTCACCAACTACCCGCGGTACGTCCCCCAGGGCGCGCCCTGGGGCTACGTGCCCCTGGAGGAGGTCTACGTGACGGGCGGTGGACCGGGCTACACCCGGCCACCGAACGCGCCCCATCCGAACGCGGGCAAGCTCTTCATGTACTGGTTCATGGGGCCCGAGGGCCAGGCCATCTTCGACGAGCGCTTCACTGGCAACCCGATGCCCGGCGCCAATACCGGCCCCGCCAGGTTCCTGGAGAAGCACAAGATCACGCCCCGGCTGGTGCCGGTCAAGTACGAGCAGGAGATCGCCAGCTACACGCGCAAGTACGCCGACGCGGTCGGCCTGCCGATCCGGTGAACCGGTGAGCCAGGAAGGGCGCCCGATGACGCTCGAGGAGCTGCTCGTGGGCCGCCGGACCGCGCTGCTCGTCATCGACATGCAGAACGACTTCTGCCACCCGGACGGCGCCGTCGCCAAGCGCGGAGGCGACGTCGAGCCGATCCAGGCCATGGCGCCCCGGCTGCGCCGGCTGCTGGCCGCCGCCCGCCGGCGCGGGCTGCCGATCATCCACGTCCGGACCCATCACAGCCCGTGGACCAACTCCGAGTCCTGGGTGACCCGGCATCACGGTTTGAACGTCGTGCAGTGCTTCCCCGGCTCCTGGGGCGCCGACTTCTACGCCGGGTTCGAGCCGGTCAGCGACGATCGCTGGACGCCGGGCGCCCACGAGTACGTCGTCACCAAGCACCGCTTCAGCGCCTTCATCGACACCGACCTCGATCTGGTTCTCCGCTCCCAGACCGTCCAGACGTTGATCCTGACCGGCGCCACCACCGACGTCTGTGTCGAGTCGACGGCCCGCGACGGGTTCATGAAGGACTACGCCATCGTGTTCGTGTCCGACTGCACGGCCACGTCGCCGGCGACCGCCCACCAGGCCGCCCTCGAGAGCATCCGGCGCAGCTTCGGCCGCGTGGTGTCGGCCGACGAGCTGGAAGCGGTCTGGGCGGCCCCCGCGTCCGGGACTCCGGCCTCGGCCCGCGCCCGCACCACCGGGATCGAGGTCCGGACGGCCGCGACCCCGGCGTCAGGGACGAGCCACCCGGATCGGCGCCCGTTCAAGAAAGAGGTCCTGCTCGACGACGAGCGCGAGCGGGGGTTCCCGGCCGTCGTCCGGTTCGGGCCGTACCTCTTCGTCTCCGGATCGGACGGCCATCGCGATCCGCAGACCGAGCGCATCGTGCCCGATCTGGCCTGGAAGGCGGTCGAGCAGTGCCGCAACTCCTACGGCCGCATCCGGCGGCGGCTGGAGCAGGCCGGCCATGGCGGCGGCTGTGCGGTGCGCATCCAGAACTTCACCAGCGGGCAGGACTGGCGCTTGCAGCGGATGGCGCTGTGGCCGGAGTACTTCGGCGAGGCCGAGCATGGCCTGGCCGTCAGCTTCGGGGCCCAGGCCCGGATGTCCGGCATCAACATGATCACGACCACGGTCATGGGCGTGACCCCCGACGTGGAACGGGTGGCCGTGGCGCCGCAGCCCACGCCCGGTCGGGCCGCCCGGGTGGTCCGGGCCGAGCCCTTCGTCTACGTCATCGGGGTCGGCGGCCTGACGCATCCCCGCACCCGGGAGGCCGCGCCCGAGGAAGTGCCGGAGGCCTTCGAGCGCCAGCTCCGCTATGCGGCCGACTGGCTGGCCACCCACCTCGATCGAGCCGGCGTGGCCCCGCGCGATCTCGTGCGGCTGGACGCGTGTATCCGCGACGTCAACCGGGCCCCGGCCTATCACCGCTTCTGGCAGGAGCAGCTCGGCGGGGAGATCCCCTTCGCGACCTCGGCGATCGGGCTCCCGCTCGGGGGCCGCGCCGAGCACGAGATCGGCGGCCTCGCGCTGGCGCCCGGTGCGACCAAGGAGGTGGCGTGGCGCGAGGATCGGCCCGGCGTGGCCGAGGCGGTGAAGGCCGGCCAGCTCGTGTTCGTCTCGGGCTGCTCCGGCCTCGGCGACGCCAGCACCGGACGCGTGCGGCCCGAAGGGTCCGGTGAGAAGCCCGCCCAGACCCGGCAGGCCTTGCAGCGCCTGGAGGCGGCGCTGGCCCGCTTCAGCCTCGGCCTCGGCGACCTGCTCCGGCTGGACATCTTCCTGCGGGACATCTACTTCGAGGACGCCTGTCTCGAGCTGGTCCGCGACCGGCTCGGAAAGGACGCGCCCACGATGACCGTGATCGGCGCCGAGCCGGCCGACTCGGCCGAGGTGGAGCTGACGGCGATCGCCGGCGCTCCGTGACGCGGTGCTCCGAGTCCAGGACCTCCGGCTGACCTATCGATCGGACCGCGAGCGTGTCGACGCCGTGGCCGGGGTCAGCTTCGTGGTGGCGCCGGCCGCCTTCTACACGCTGCTGGGGCCGTCGGGCTGCGGGAAGACCAGCACGCTCCGGTGCATCGCCGGGCTGGAGACCCCGACCGATGGCAGCATCGAGATCGGCGGCACCGTTGTGTTCTCGGGCGGCGCGAAGCGGATGGTGCCGCCGCACCGGCGCGACATCGGGATGGTGTTCCAGTCCTATGCGATCTGGCCCCACATGACCGTGTTCGAGAACGTCGCCTTTCCCTTGCGACACGGCCGGCAAGGGCTGTCCAGCCGGGTCGTCCGGGACAAGGTCATGCGGGTGCTGGAGCTGGTGGGGCTCGAGTCGTACGCCGCGCGCCCGGCTCCGCTCCTGTCGGGCGGCCAGCAACAGCGAGTCGCGCTGGCGCGGGCCCTGGCCCGCGAGCCCACGGTCCTGCTCCT comes from Candidatus Methylomirabilota bacterium and encodes:
- a CDS encoding isochorismatase family protein, translated to MTLEELLVGRRTALLVIDMQNDFCHPDGAVAKRGGDVEPIQAMAPRLRRLLAAARRRGLPIIHVRTHHSPWTNSESWVTRHHGLNVVQCFPGSWGADFYAGFEPVSDDRWTPGAHEYVVTKHRFSAFIDTDLDLVLRSQTVQTLILTGATTDVCVESTARDGFMKDYAIVFVSDCTATSPATAHQAALESIRRSFGRVVSADELEAVWAAPASGTPASARARTTGIEVRTAATPASGTSHPDRRPFKKEVLLDDERERGFPAVVRFGPYLFVSGSDGHRDPQTERIVPDLAWKAVEQCRNSYGRIRRRLEQAGHGGGCAVRIQNFTSGQDWRLQRMALWPEYFGEAEHGLAVSFGAQARMSGINMITTTVMGVTPDVERVAVAPQPTPGRAARVVRAEPFVYVIGVGGLTHPRTREAAPEEVPEAFERQLRYAADWLATHLDRAGVAPRDLVRLDACIRDVNRAPAYHRFWQEQLGGEIPFATSAIGLPLGGRAEHEIGGLALAPGATKEVAWREDRPGVAEAVKAGQLVFVSGCSGLGDASTGRVRPEGSGEKPAQTRQALQRLEAALARFSLGLGDLLRLDIFLRDIYFEDACLELVRDRLGKDAPTMTVIGAEPADSAEVELTAIAGAP